Within Vicia villosa cultivar HV-30 ecotype Madison, WI linkage group LG1, Vvil1.0, whole genome shotgun sequence, the genomic segment GTCCTCTGATTAGGTTGCTTATGGCCTAAGGAATTTTAAGAGTTTGGTTTTCTTGTTATGGTTTTTGTTACCTATTCTGAATTCATTTACAGGAGTAGATTTCAAAATCAAGCATTTTACAATTGGTGATAAGAGATTGAAGCTTACTATTTGGGATACAGGTAGGTATTCTGAATATTAACCGTTTCAGTACGAGAACTATATTCTTTGATTGTTGTTACCGAGCCATAACTGATAAGTAATGATAACAAGACATTAGTCTCTTACATGTTCTGCATTCGGTCTCCTAGAATGAGAAATTCCAACTTGATGGTCTTGTAATATGGCACTTTATGAGGTAGATGGCCCAGAATTGAGTACTAGGCATCCCATGCTCGGTGCAGAGTTTAGGGCTAGTAAACCAGTGCGCCTAGTGTTTGGCCCCTGTTTGGTCGGGACGTAGGGCAAGGTGTTCACAGCCATTTCTGTACTTATATGCGGATGCGATTTTTCATGTTTTTGGGTTCTGAATATTAAGAGTTCTTCGATGTTTGGAACATGTTAGTTCTTCTATGTTTTTGGGTCTAATAGAATAGACCTCATGGTTGTGTCCTTAAAGGGACTGGGCACCAAAGACGTTCACATCAAGTAAATTTGAGTTAGCTTGAGTCTAATAGATAGCGTTGCACAGGTGATAACACAAATCCAAAAGTGTCAACAAAATTCAGCATCAAGTCATCAACAGCTTTTAACTGATAAAAACCACTTCAATTAATACGTATTTCTAAATGATGGAACTAGTTCATCATTGATCAGTATCCAGTAACAATAGTTTTTCTCTATTAGTGCGTGTTTGGATTAATTGACACTACCGGGATTTTGGCAAAATATACACTTTAgaacttcaacaaaatcacagtACCACCGTGATTTTGTCAAACTCACCATGATTCCAAACATACACTAAATACCATCAAAGATAGTTTATATGAAATCTTCTAGTGGTGACCTCATGCAGTTAGATTATAATGTTTAGTTTTTTTGGCAGCTGGACAAGAGAGGTTTGGAACTGTAATAAGCTCTTATTACCGAGGCGCACATGGAATCATTCTTGGTATGCTTAGAAATTGTATTTTGTGAAGGTTATTTTTAAGTTCTATAGCCATTAATGTTGACATCTAACagcttttgttcttcaattttatGATTTAGTGTATGATGTAACACGGCGCGAGACATTTACAAACCTGGTGGGAATTTGGGCAAAAGAGGTTGGACTTTACTCCACAAATCAAGATTGCATCAAAGTTCTTGTAGGCAATAAGGTGGATAAGGTATATTTTCAAGCTTAACGTCTTGCAGTCCTATCGTACTCAGGAAAATTCAGAGACCATTACAGTTTAGAATAGGACTTCAATCGGTTGAATAATAACATTTTTCAGAATTTTGAAGAGTTTCTGTTGAATTATTTTTCACCTTTTCAGGAGAGCGAAAGAGCCGTAAGCAAAGAAGAGGGAATGGCTCTTGCACAGGAACATAGATGTTTGTTCCTAGAGTGCAGTGCCAAAACTCGAGAAAATGTTCAACAATGCTTTAAAGATCTCACATTAAAGGTATCATAATTCATAACATTTATACATCTCTACTGGTCTAGTTGATTTCATTTATGATCTTGTTCACTTCTCCTCATGCATATAAATTGATTTACAGATATTAGAAGTGTCGAGTTTGCGTGAAAAAGGGTCTGTAGAAGTGAAGAGACAAAAGCAAAAGCGCATATTCGAGACATCGCAAAGAGGTGGTTGCTGTTCTTCTTAGTATGCTGCAATATAAATGCGGGAAAAGATACTGCAATTACTAGCTGGCCTTTGTATTATATAAAGTGTCACAAATCACACATAGTTTGGACTTTGAATGCTTGAGATGGATACTGCTCTGTCAATATCTCTTAGAGCCACAATATGTAGTATTAGATGATaccaaaacttttcaatattttGCTCTTTTTCCTACTTTTATTCAAGTTTTGAAAACACCTAAATGTTGTACATCATATGTAAATCATATGTAAATATGTGTCAGGTTTGAATGTGTTAGGATTGATTTGATATTTTGGCTGTTTTTTTCTATTAGGCTAATGACTGAAATTTCACTTTTTAAAAGTGAATAAATATCGCTGATAGAAGGATATCTCTTTAAAGTTATCgaactaatttttgtttgattaGAAGGATATGCAGCAAATTTGTTATACTTTTAgcttatagaaaaaaaaaatcacaacaaaatcTTACCAATGATTTCGTTTGGATATGTAGCAAATTGTTATACTTTTAGCATATAGAAAGAAAATCACAACAAAACCTTCCCAATAACATtataaaataaagggttaaatgTGTTTGTGGTACTCTTAAatatgttatattttaattttagtcttttaattttttttctaaaataatagtCTTCTTAAAATTTTGCATCCACGGTTTTGATCTCTCTAACAACTTAATGACGATTTTTACAATTTAACGATGGTTTACTACTTAGCGATTGAATTAGCGATAATTTTAGCGACGATTTTAACAGGAGGGACCTAAACTGGAGATGAAAATTTTTAAGAGgatattttttaaaggaaattttTGGAGGGATTAAaagtaaaatatgaaatatttaagAGAAACTCAAACATatttaattctaaaataaaatacaaataacaTTTTTCTATAAAAATGTTAAGAAACGTGGTTGggcctaatgtaacaccccatttctatccaacgaatattaataaaatcagagtacaaAATACAATGAGATGCTacatttttcaactttaaaaacaaTCAACATATAATTCAATCACATGTAatacagatacataacactttgaAACTTGGATGaacaaataacaacaacttaTATTAATACTACACAGTGGATTCACCAACTTCAACTTAATTACATAACATCTTTTGTTCAACTAAAAATAACTTCATAACAACAAGTATTTCATGTAATCAACTTAAGATTCAACAACTGAAGTAAATTCAACAATAAAACAACATGTGTTcctccccccgagtgttacgtatcagagcgatcaACACCTGACTCGAACTACTGAAGGTAAACAACATTCACTCTGGATTACCTGCGCataggggtgagatatcaaaccatataatagagtgtatgataaatatatattagaTTCGGTTTGTATAAAATCACCGCTTCACAACTTCCAAACAacatcaaccacaacataaacatcaacaaggcataacaaatAATTTACCAATTACAACAACTCAAATATGCAACATGGAATGCGACTCATTacaatgcatatgcatgtggtaccaatggagcagaactcccaacttaataacGGAGCTGAACTCCCAACTTAAtaattgccaattaatagaggcatcatcaaggcataagccttcatcgcAGTTTTGTCAATCCAGACCAacgtgtttgccaatccaggctatCGCAAATATGCAGGTATGTGACTCGATGAAATGTGACATCACAAAATGCAacttcaataacaacaacaacttaaacatcaacaagGCAAAACCTCCAACTTATATactgccaataaatagaggcaaatCATCAACATCACATCGTCGCaggtttattattaatataaacgGTTTCATCTTCGTCATAACATCATTACAACACGACACAACAATATAATTGCACCTCAACAATCAAGACAACATCGTCACAACAATGGCAACAACTATCAACAaccacataacaacaacaacatatttgcAATAATTATCCACAACTACAACATAACACCCACAATAACAATTATAACAACAAGTCGACAacatgatgaagatcaagcgttgttactattgtgcgcttttcttcgatcacatgctcacttcaaagaaactctcttgtatggaagggagtccttgacctttgaagaagttcaatcagccctgtattctaaggcttgaatgaacgaaaggagcataaaccttcgacggttggtgaaggtttggccgttaaaggaaaattcttgcgaaaggatggtaagtttgacaagaagaagggcaaaagccagtcgaagtcttacaatggcgaagcatctggcatttgatgctattgtaagaaggagggtcacacaagaaaggtgttccctgaacgcctgaaatatcatggagttaaggataatggcaatgcaaccattgttcaagatgatttcgaatcatctgatatCCTTATagtttcgagcagtgactctaggaaggagtggattatggattcagattGCACTtgacacatgactccaaacaaagacttgttggaggaattatgtgatcaagatggtggatcagtactgctgggaaacaacaaagcttgcaagattgctggtgttggatctgtgagattcaagctccatgatgagtcaataaggttgttggcTGAAgttaggtatgttcctgatttgaagagaaatctgctttctattggtgaattcgacaagaaaggatatgttttccatggagggaaaagtatcctaagagtcatgaaggggtcgaaggaagtcttgagaggcgtgaagaaacaagacttgtatacccttgagactgaagttgtaagtggttcgaaaaatgttgcatccacgaaacctttgtcgaagacagaaatctggcacatgagattgggacatgtcagtgaaaggggcctggtcgaattagggaaacaaaatctgcttggtggatataaagtcgaaaagctgaagttttgtgaaccctttgtacttggaaaatcttgcagagtgaagttcaacaaaggcaaacaaagaacacacggATCCCTTGATTATATCTATGCTGATCTTTGGAGGTCTGCAAGGTGTcgatcacattcaggagcaagatattttctatctatagttgatgattattccaggaagttaagggtattcatccagaagactaaggatgaaacttttgagaatttcaaaagttggaagactctggtcgaaaatcagactggcaggaaggtcaagaggttgagaaccgataatggccttgaattttgcaatgaggcgttcgacagtttttgtgctgcctctagtattgcaaggcatagaactactgcaggtactccacatcaaaatggtttggctgaaaggtttaatcaaactattttggagagagtcagatgcatgttgactagtgctggattaAAGAAGATGTTTTGGggtgaggctgtttcgacaacaacatatctatAAATAATGCTGGattaaggaagttatgaggagtcgaaataagactgaatggctggaggccatggatgatgagatgaaatctcttcatgataaccaCACTTGAGaattgatcaagaaacctgctggagccatgttagtcagttgtaaatggattttcaaagttaaggaaggaatcgaaggagtggcgtcaaaaagatacaaggcaaggttggttgcaaggggtttcactcagaaagaaggtgtcgacttcaatgatgtgttttctcctgttgtgaagcataggtccattcgaatgttgcttgccatggtggcatagTTTGACCTTGAActagaacaaatggatgtgaagactgcgttcttgtacggtgatctagatgaaacgatcctgatgagacaACCTGAAGGGTaagtcgaaaaggggaaggaagattatgtgtgcaagctaaagagatctttatatgagCTGAaataatctcctcgacagtggaataggagattcgacgagttcatgacacgcataagtttcattagaagtcagttcgaccactgtgtttacttcagattttgacctggtaattcatttgctattttgttgctttatgtggatgatattctcatagcaagcaacaatgtcgaagatgtaatga encodes:
- the LOC131614259 gene encoding ras-related protein RABC2a-like — translated: MKKENMGSSSKVGNSSYDYSFKVLLIGDSGVGKSSLLLSFISNSNSLHDLSPTIGVDFKIKHFTIGDKRLKLTIWDTAGQERFGTVISSYYRGAHGIILVYDVTRRETFTNLVGIWAKEVGLYSTNQDCIKVLVGNKVDKESERAVSKEEGMALAQEHRCLFLECSAKTRENVQQCFKDLTLKILEVSSLREKGSVEVKRQKQKRIFETSQRGGCCSS